In the Nerophis ophidion isolate RoL-2023_Sa linkage group LG01, RoL_Noph_v1.0, whole genome shotgun sequence genome, one interval contains:
- the vdac3 gene encoding voltage-dependent anion-selective channel protein 3 isoform X1 — MAEKRKGSVAQQDKAGNKGCVTCQHHAASKVHDTMAVPPTYSDLGKSAKDIFNKGFGYGVMKLDVKTKSQSGVEFATSGSNNADTGKSSGHLETKYKVSELGLSFNQKWNTDNTLCTEVTMEDQLAKGLKLGLDTSFVPNTGKKSAKLKTAYKRDFVNVGCDLDFDIAGLTVHGAAVLGYEGWLAGYQLAFDTAKSRLTKNNFALGYKAPDFQLHTSVNDGTEFAGSIYQKVNSNMEMAVQLAWTAGSNNTLFGVGAKYQLDKDASVSTKVYNSSLVGVGYTQTLRPGVKLTLSALLDSKNLNGGGHKVGMGFELEA; from the exons ATGGCGGAGAAGAGAAAGGGCAGTGTGGCGCAGCAGGACAAGGCAGGGAACAAAGGCTGTGTGACTTGTCAGCACCATGCTGCATCCAAGGTACACG ACACAATGGCCGTCCCTCCTACCTACTCAGACTTGGGGAAATCTGCCAAAGACATCTTCAacaagggttttg GCTATGGAGTTATGAAGCTGGATGTGAAGACTAAATCCCAGAGTGGTGTT gaGTTTGCCACTTCAGGCTCCAACAACGCTGATACTGGCAAGTCAAGCGGCCACCTGGAGACCAAGTACAAAGTCAGTGAGCTGGGCCTGAGCTTCAACCAGAAATGGAACACAGACAACACTCTATGCACAGAAGTCACCATGGAGGACCAG CTGGCAAAAGGCTTGAAGCTGGGTCTGGACACATCCTTTGTACCAAACACTGG CAAAAAGAGCGCCAAACTGAAGACGGCCTACAAGCGTGATTTTGTCAACGTGGGATGTGACCTGGACTTCGACATAGCCGGCCTCACTGTCCACGGCGCTGCTGTGCTGGGTTACGAGGGTTGGCTGGCGGGTTACCAGTTGGCGTTTGACACGGCCAAGTCCAGGCTGACAAAGAACAACTTTGCCTTGGGATACAAAGCCCCCGACTTCCAGCTTCATACCAGCGT CAATGATGGCACAGAGTTCGCCGGCTCCATTTACCAGAAGGTGAACAGCAACATGGAGATGGCAGTGCAACTGGCGTGGACAGCCGGCAGCAATAACACGCTTTTTGGTGTGGGAGCCAAATACCAGCTGGATAAGGACGCTTCTGTCTCT ACCAAAGTCTACAACAGCAGCCTCGTTGGCGTCGGTTACACACAAACCCTTCGACCAG